One genomic segment of Corynebacterium durum includes these proteins:
- a CDS encoding glycerate kinase family protein, with translation MPMYMPERILVAPSGFKESLSAVDVADAIAAGVRRVYPGVRIDRQPIPDGGEGTIEILSTRPDAIPHHKKVQGPIEGQSVAATWLELANKTAVVEMASAAGLSLVPSDMRDPGMTSTVGVGELIADALDKGMRTIIIGCGDSGTTDGGAGALTALGVRILDENGADIGLGGNSLHNAASIDTTNLHPRIHQARLHLACNMHNVLTGDHGVAAVFGPQKGATPEQVDSLGRALTHWADLLVQTFNPDTNIHTGPGSGASGGLGAGLMALGAEAHNRFDVFLGSMLNGHAETLDDLFEEADLVITAEGAIDYQTPHGKVPAEIARRAQATGVPVLALAGSLGEGAPQVHDIGIGAVASIMTVPMPLEHAVRDGRELLSNAAERTMRLLQLGSVMSGRCENKLRRRFGAA, from the coding sequence ATGCCCATGTACATGCCCGAACGAATCCTTGTGGCACCCAGCGGATTCAAGGAAAGCCTCAGCGCAGTGGACGTCGCAGACGCCATCGCCGCAGGAGTGCGCCGCGTCTATCCCGGGGTACGCATTGACAGACAGCCCATTCCCGACGGCGGGGAGGGCACCATCGAAATACTCTCCACCCGCCCCGATGCCATCCCCCACCACAAGAAAGTGCAGGGTCCGATAGAGGGCCAGAGCGTCGCCGCCACCTGGCTGGAGCTGGCCAACAAAACCGCCGTGGTGGAAATGGCCTCCGCAGCTGGGTTGTCGCTTGTGCCCAGTGACATGCGCGACCCGGGCATGACCAGCACCGTTGGTGTCGGCGAACTCATTGCCGACGCCCTGGACAAAGGCATGCGTACCATCATCATCGGCTGTGGCGACTCGGGTACCACCGACGGCGGGGCCGGGGCGCTCACCGCACTGGGCGTCCGCATCCTCGACGAGAATGGCGCGGACATCGGCCTCGGCGGGAACTCCCTCCACAATGCCGCCAGCATCGACACCACCAACCTGCACCCCCGCATCCACCAGGCGCGACTCCACCTGGCCTGCAACATGCACAACGTACTTACCGGCGACCACGGTGTCGCCGCCGTGTTCGGGCCGCAAAAAGGCGCCACCCCGGAACAGGTGGACAGCCTAGGTCGCGCCCTGACACACTGGGCTGACCTGCTGGTTCAGACCTTCAACCCCGACACCAACATCCACACCGGCCCCGGTTCCGGGGCATCCGGCGGCCTGGGTGCCGGGCTCATGGCGCTCGGCGCGGAGGCCCACAACCGTTTCGACGTGTTCCTAGGCTCCATGCTGAACGGCCACGCCGAAACCCTCGACGATCTGTTTGAAGAAGCCGACCTGGTCATCACCGCAGAGGGTGCCATTGACTACCAAACCCCGCACGGCAAAGTCCCCGCCGAAATCGCCCGCCGCGCCCAGGCCACCGGCGTGCCCGTCCTCGCCCTCGCGGGTTCGCTCGGGGAGGGCGCTCCCCAGGTCCACGACATCGGCATCGGGGCCGTCGCCTCCATCATGACCGTGCCCATGCCCCTGGAACACGCCGTCCGGGACGGGCGAGAACTGCTTTCCAACGCTGCGGAACGCACCATGCGCCTGCTACAACTCGGATCCGTCATGTCGGGGCGCTGCGAAAACAAACTCCGACGCCGCTTCGGAGCTGCCTAA
- the hutI gene encoding imidazolonepropionase — protein sequence MTSTATLFTNIGELRTVSDLGTLHDAALVAEDGIITWVGAAADAPACDTQVDLEGRAVLPGWVDSHTHMIFDGDRAAEFEARMAGQDYAAGGIAITMNATRAASPERLRELLDARVHAAHLGGTTSLETKTGYGLDVESEALAAQLAADAVGDVTFLGAHVVPPGADPEDYVDLVTGDMLDAVAPHVQWIDVFCERGAFTEDQSRRVLRAGQERGLGVRVHGNQLGEGAGVALAVELGAASVDHVNYLTDADVEALAGSDTVATVLPACDLSTRQPLAPARRLLDAGATVAIASNLNPGTSYTSSMNFCVGTAVLQMGLSLDEAIRAATWGGARALWRHDVRGGKDRTGRPAVGTLVPGAACDLHVLDTSHAIDLAYRPGMPLTHSTYVAGVRVA from the coding sequence ATGACCAGCACCGCCACGCTTTTCACCAACATTGGCGAGCTCCGTACCGTCAGCGACCTGGGCACCCTTCACGACGCCGCGCTCGTCGCCGAGGACGGCATCATCACCTGGGTTGGCGCCGCCGCCGACGCCCCCGCCTGCGACACCCAGGTGGATCTCGAAGGGCGGGCGGTGCTGCCCGGATGGGTGGACTCCCACACCCACATGATTTTCGACGGCGACCGCGCCGCCGAGTTCGAAGCCCGCATGGCCGGGCAGGACTACGCCGCCGGGGGCATCGCCATCACCATGAACGCCACCCGCGCCGCCAGCCCCGAACGCCTGCGCGAGCTTCTCGACGCCCGCGTCCACGCCGCGCACCTCGGCGGCACCACCTCGCTGGAAACCAAAACCGGGTACGGCCTCGACGTAGAGAGCGAAGCCCTAGCCGCGCAGTTGGCGGCCGATGCCGTAGGCGATGTCACCTTCCTCGGCGCGCACGTCGTCCCGCCCGGCGCGGACCCGGAAGACTACGTTGACCTGGTCACCGGTGACATGCTGGATGCGGTGGCCCCCCACGTGCAGTGGATTGACGTGTTTTGTGAACGCGGTGCCTTCACCGAAGACCAGTCGCGCCGGGTACTTCGTGCTGGCCAAGAGCGTGGCCTGGGCGTGCGTGTGCATGGCAACCAATTGGGTGAGGGCGCGGGTGTTGCGTTGGCGGTGGAGCTCGGCGCGGCCAGCGTGGATCACGTAAACTACCTGACCGACGCTGATGTGGAGGCCCTGGCGGGGTCAGATACGGTGGCCACGGTGCTGCCTGCCTGTGATTTGTCCACCCGGCAGCCCCTCGCCCCGGCGCGGCGGCTGCTGGATGCTGGTGCAACGGTGGCGATTGCCAGCAATTTGAACCCGGGTACGTCGTACACGTCGTCGATGAATTTTTGTGTCGGGACGGCGGTGCTGCAGATGGGACTCAGCCTGGATGAGGCGATCCGCGCCGCCACCTGGGGTGGTGCGCGGGCACTGTGGCGCCATGATGTGCGGGGCGGCAAGGATCGCACGGGCCGCCCGGCTGTGGGTACGCTGGTGCCTGGTGCGGCGTGTGACCTGCATGTGCTGGACACGTCTCACGCGATTGACCTGGCGTATCGCCCGGGTATGCCGCTCACACATTCCACCTATGTGGCCGGAGTGCGGGTGGCCTGA
- the hutU gene encoding urocanate hydratase produces MNAPREVRAPRGTELNAKSWQTEAPLRMLMNNLDPEVAERPEDLVVYGGTGRAARSWEAFDAIVETLKDLEDDETLLVQSGKPVGVWRTNPWAPRVLIANSNLVGDWATWPEFRKLEAEGLIMYGQMTAGSWIYIATQGILQGTFETFAAIARKRFDGTLAGTLTLTGGCGGMGGAQPLAVTLNGGVCIIADVDEARLKRRQAKRYLDVVATDLNEAIALATEAKEQKKPLSVGVVGNASEVFPEMLLRHRAGEFTVDIVTDQTSAHDPLAYLPSEVAFEDWQREAAEDPTTFTKKARESMASQVQAMVEFQDEGAEVFDYGNSIRDEARLAGYNRAFEFPGFVPAYIRPLFCEGLGPFRWAALSGDPEDIRVTDQALKELFPDNEHLHRWLDAAEEFVEFEGLPARICWLGYGERHKAGLLFNQLVKEGKVKAPIVIGRDHLDSGSVASPYRETESMLDGSDAIADWPLLNALTATSSGATWVSIHHGGGVGIGRSIHAGQVCVADGTDLAAQKIDRVLTNDPGMGVIRHFDAGYDRAAEVAKERGVRVPMPFVSRED; encoded by the coding sequence ATGAATGCACCACGGGAGGTGCGTGCCCCGCGCGGCACGGAACTCAACGCGAAGAGCTGGCAGACGGAAGCACCGCTGCGCATGCTGATGAACAACCTGGATCCTGAGGTGGCGGAACGCCCGGAGGACCTGGTGGTGTACGGCGGCACGGGTCGCGCGGCCCGCAGCTGGGAGGCGTTTGATGCGATTGTGGAGACGCTGAAAGACCTGGAGGACGACGAGACTCTGCTGGTGCAGTCGGGTAAGCCGGTGGGGGTGTGGCGCACGAACCCGTGGGCACCGCGCGTGCTGATCGCTAATTCCAACCTGGTGGGGGACTGGGCGACCTGGCCGGAGTTCCGCAAGCTGGAGGCCGAGGGCCTGATCATGTACGGCCAGATGACCGCCGGGTCGTGGATTTACATCGCCACCCAGGGGATTTTGCAGGGCACGTTTGAAACATTCGCCGCGATCGCGCGGAAGCGCTTCGACGGTACCCTCGCGGGCACCTTGACCCTCACGGGCGGGTGCGGCGGCATGGGCGGTGCGCAGCCACTGGCCGTGACCCTGAACGGCGGGGTGTGCATCATCGCCGATGTGGACGAAGCCCGGCTGAAGCGCCGTCAAGCCAAACGCTACCTGGACGTGGTGGCCACAGACCTCAACGAGGCGATTGCGCTGGCCACGGAGGCGAAAGAGCAGAAGAAGCCGCTGTCCGTCGGCGTTGTGGGCAACGCCTCCGAGGTGTTCCCGGAAATGTTGCTGCGGCATCGCGCCGGGGAGTTCACGGTGGATATTGTCACCGACCAGACCAGCGCGCATGACCCGCTGGCCTACTTGCCCAGCGAGGTGGCGTTTGAGGATTGGCAGCGGGAAGCAGCCGAAGACCCCACGACGTTCACCAAGAAAGCCCGCGAGTCGATGGCGTCACAGGTGCAGGCCATGGTGGAGTTCCAAGACGAGGGCGCAGAGGTGTTCGACTACGGCAACTCCATCCGCGACGAAGCCCGCCTCGCCGGCTACAACCGCGCGTTTGAATTCCCCGGCTTCGTGCCCGCCTACATTCGTCCCCTGTTCTGTGAGGGCCTGGGCCCGTTCCGGTGGGCTGCACTCTCTGGCGACCCGGAGGACATTCGGGTCACTGACCAGGCGCTGAAGGAACTCTTCCCCGACAATGAGCACCTGCACCGCTGGCTGGACGCCGCCGAGGAGTTCGTGGAGTTTGAGGGCCTGCCCGCCCGCATTTGCTGGCTGGGTTACGGCGAGCGCCACAAGGCCGGGTTGTTGTTCAATCAGCTGGTCAAGGAAGGCAAGGTCAAGGCCCCGATTGTTATTGGTCGCGACCACCTGGATTCCGGCTCGGTGGCTTCACCGTACCGCGAGACCGAATCCATGCTGGACGGTTCTGATGCCATTGCGGACTGGCCGCTGCTCAACGCCCTGACCGCCACCTCCTCCGGTGCCACCTGGGTGTCCATCCACCACGGCGGCGGCGTGGGCATCGGACGCTCCATCCACGCAGGTCAGGTGTGTGTTGCCGACGGTACCGACCTGGCGGCACAGAAGATTGACCGCGTGCTCACCAACGACCCAGGCATGGGCGTGATCCGCCACTTCGACGCCGGTTACGATCGCGCCGCCGAGGTGGCCAAGGAACGCGGCGTTCGCGTGCCCATGCCGTTCGTCTCCAGGGAGGACTAA
- the hutH gene encoding histidine ammonia-lyase, translating to MNAVSVGVGPLSIDDVVNVARFDAPVELTDEALATIADTRHRIEELANDPTPVYGISTGFGALARRHIPKDLRAQLQRSLVRSHAAGSGPEVEREVVRALMLLRLSTLATGRTGVRPVVASTYAAVLNAGITPVVHEYGSLGCSGDLAPLAHCALALMGEGFVRVGADGPVIPAADALADHGIEPLVLEEKEGLALINGTDGMLGMLCLAIHDLTRLAQVADISTAMTVEGLCGSLGVFDDDLQQLRPHPGQAVSAANVRLVAGNSEILAKSREDFSRSHVQDAYSVRCSPQVTGAFRDTIDHARRVADWELAAAVDNPVVALDGRVASNGNFHGAPVAYVLDFLAIVAADVASMSERRTDRFLDVARNRGLNAFLADDPGVDSGHMIAQYTQAAIVSELKRNAAPASADSIPSSAMQEDHVSMGWSAGRKLRRSVDGLIRVLAIEVLTAARAIDMRAPLTPAVGTGAVVACLREVIEGPGTDRFLSPEIEKAVELVASGAVVDAVRAAVGELG from the coding sequence ATGAACGCTGTTTCTGTTGGTGTCGGGCCGTTGAGCATTGATGATGTGGTCAATGTCGCGCGTTTCGACGCCCCCGTCGAACTCACCGATGAAGCGCTGGCCACCATCGCCGACACCCGCCACCGCATCGAAGAACTAGCCAACGACCCCACCCCCGTTTACGGTATTTCCACCGGTTTCGGCGCGTTGGCCCGCCGTCACATTCCCAAGGATCTTCGCGCCCAGCTGCAGCGCAGCCTCGTGCGTTCCCACGCTGCGGGTAGCGGCCCCGAGGTGGAGCGCGAGGTTGTGCGCGCCCTGATGCTGCTGCGCTTGTCCACCCTGGCCACGGGCCGCACGGGTGTGCGCCCAGTGGTGGCGTCCACCTATGCTGCCGTGCTCAACGCCGGAATCACTCCGGTGGTGCATGAGTACGGGTCGCTGGGCTGCTCGGGGGATTTGGCCCCGCTGGCGCACTGCGCCTTGGCACTCATGGGCGAGGGGTTTGTGCGCGTGGGTGCCGACGGCCCCGTCATCCCCGCCGCCGACGCCCTGGCCGATCATGGCATCGAACCCCTGGTGCTGGAAGAAAAAGAGGGCCTGGCGCTGATCAATGGCACTGACGGCATGCTGGGTATGCTGTGCCTGGCTATTCATGACCTCACGCGCCTGGCGCAGGTCGCGGATATTTCCACCGCCATGACGGTGGAAGGGCTCTGCGGCAGCCTGGGCGTGTTTGATGATGACCTGCAGCAACTACGTCCGCACCCCGGCCAGGCCGTGAGTGCCGCGAACGTGCGCCTGGTGGCGGGGAACTCGGAGATTCTGGCGAAAAGCCGGGAGGATTTCAGCCGCAGCCACGTCCAGGATGCCTACTCGGTGCGTTGTTCACCGCAGGTCACCGGCGCTTTCCGGGATACTATCGACCACGCCCGGCGCGTCGCGGACTGGGAGCTTGCTGCCGCAGTGGATAACCCGGTGGTGGCGTTGGATGGCCGGGTGGCGTCGAACGGGAATTTCCATGGCGCGCCGGTGGCGTATGTCCTGGATTTCTTGGCTATTGTGGCGGCTGATGTGGCGAGCATGTCGGAGCGCCGGACGGATCGTTTCTTGGATGTTGCCAGGAACCGCGGGTTGAATGCGTTTTTGGCTGATGATCCGGGCGTGGATTCCGGTCACATGATTGCGCAGTATACGCAGGCTGCGATTGTGTCTGAGTTGAAGCGTAATGCGGCTCCTGCGAGCGCAGATTCTATTCCGTCGTCGGCGATGCAGGAGGACCACGTGTCCATGGGCTGGTCGGCGGGCCGGAAGCTGCGCCGGAGTGTAGATGGGTTGATTCGGGTTCTGGCCATCGAGGTACTCACCGCAGCTCGGGCAATTGACATGCGTGCGCCGTTGACACCTGCCGTGGGGACGGGCGCCGTGGTGGCCTGCCTGCGCGAGGTGATCGAAGGCCCTGGTACGGACCGTTTCCTCTCGCCGGAGATTGAGAAGGCGGTGGAGTTGGTGGCGTCCGGCGCGGTGGTGGATGCCGTGCGCGCTGCGGTGGGTGAGCTGGGGTAG
- a CDS encoding IclR family transcriptional regulator, which translates to MASKVPAAAQTLQILALLSHIDVPISAARIQAELGLPRSTTYHLLTVMRDAGFVTYLPDTRTYGLGLAAYSMASAYTTQQPLVRATAKHARELAKLVGGSAHVGRLVGGEVVYLLEERSPRGVSLITDVGVRLPAAATASGRAMLAQLPAAELKALYGVVGHGSYREWLVPITEAKHRGWGSESEEVSPGQESLAVAVVDHMGRPAAALAVTFRVGSLDKNRVNEVIEQLQSRAAMLESALFGR; encoded by the coding sequence GTGGCTTCGAAGGTTCCGGCGGCGGCGCAGACATTGCAGATTTTGGCGTTGCTCAGCCATATTGATGTGCCGATTTCGGCGGCGCGCATTCAGGCGGAGCTGGGGCTGCCACGTTCAACTACCTATCACCTGCTGACGGTGATGCGTGACGCCGGTTTTGTGACTTACCTCCCGGACACGCGGACGTATGGTTTGGGGCTGGCGGCGTATAGCATGGCCAGCGCATATACCACTCAGCAGCCGCTGGTGCGGGCGACGGCGAAGCATGCCAGGGAGTTGGCAAAGCTGGTGGGTGGGAGCGCGCACGTGGGGCGGCTCGTCGGGGGTGAGGTGGTGTATTTGTTGGAGGAACGTTCCCCGCGGGGGGTGTCCTTGATCACGGATGTGGGGGTGCGTCTACCTGCAGCCGCCACTGCGAGTGGGCGGGCGATGTTGGCGCAGCTTCCGGCGGCAGAGTTGAAGGCGCTGTATGGCGTGGTGGGGCACGGGTCGTACAGGGAGTGGCTGGTACCGATCACCGAGGCCAAACATCGTGGTTGGGGGTCGGAATCCGAGGAGGTCAGCCCCGGTCAGGAAAGCCTCGCGGTGGCGGTGGTGGATCATATGGGCCGTCCGGCTGCGGCGCTGGCGGTCACGTTTCGCGTCGGCAGCCTCGATAAAAACCGGGTCAACGAGGTGATCGAGCAGTTGCAGTCCCGGGCGGCGATGCTGGAGTCGGCACTGTTTGGGCGGTAG
- the hutG gene encoding formimidoylglutamase, whose translation MSDFTSSPWVGRNDGPGPEHARWHSTIQDLDELEDAPGVALIGFASDEGVRRNHGRTGASRGPEHIMSALAGLAVHHDTPLYDVGTITVHHTNLEGGHDSLSSAVDALISKGHTVIVLGGGHETAFGSHRGLRRATGGSVGIINIDAHFDLRVADQPTSGTPFRQIADITGKDFNYTVFGISRPNNTRALFNEAEKLGVSYYTDDELASMTPAQAAGLIREVAAGVDTLHLSIDLDALPASVAPGVSAPAAVGIDLALVRAMAIAAAETGKLALVDVVELNPRYDVDERTARAAARLVDDIVNAL comes from the coding sequence ATGAGCGACTTCACTTCATCCCCGTGGGTTGGCCGCAACGACGGCCCCGGCCCCGAACACGCACGCTGGCACTCCACCATCCAGGACCTGGACGAACTGGAGGACGCGCCCGGCGTGGCACTCATCGGCTTCGCCTCCGACGAGGGAGTACGCCGCAACCACGGACGAACAGGTGCCTCACGCGGCCCAGAACACATCATGTCCGCACTCGCCGGACTGGCGGTCCACCACGACACACCGCTCTACGATGTGGGCACCATCACCGTCCACCACACCAACCTTGAAGGCGGCCACGACAGCCTCAGCTCCGCCGTTGACGCTTTGATTAGCAAAGGACACACCGTGATAGTGCTGGGCGGCGGGCACGAAACGGCCTTTGGCTCGCACCGTGGACTCCGCCGGGCCACCGGGGGGAGCGTGGGAATCATCAACATTGACGCCCACTTTGACCTCCGCGTTGCCGACCAACCCACCTCCGGCACCCCCTTCCGGCAAATCGCCGACATCACAGGCAAAGACTTCAACTACACCGTCTTCGGCATTTCCCGACCCAATAACACCCGGGCACTGTTCAACGAAGCCGAAAAACTCGGGGTCAGCTACTACACCGACGACGAACTCGCCAGCATGACACCCGCCCAGGCAGCCGGCCTGATCCGGGAAGTCGCTGCGGGTGTAGACACACTGCACCTCAGCATCGACCTTGACGCCCTCCCCGCCTCCGTTGCCCCCGGCGTCAGCGCCCCCGCCGCCGTGGGTATCGACCTCGCTCTCGTCCGCGCCATGGCCATCGCCGCCGCCGAAACCGGCAAACTCGCGCTTGTCGACGTCGTGGAACTCAACCCCCGCTACGACGTTGACGAGCGCACCGCCCGCGCCGCCGCCCGGCTCGTCGACGATATTGTGAACGCGCTGTAG
- a CDS encoding globin has product MTEPATSFYDAVGGEETFSTFVHRFYQQVREDDLIGPMYPHDDWEGAEQRLKWFLAQYWGGPQTFSENRGHPRLRMRHHHFSIGQAERDRWLELMSNAINTISEDQLDDAHRAALWNHMERVADMLINKDQ; this is encoded by the coding sequence ATGACTGAACCAGCAACCAGCTTTTATGACGCGGTCGGCGGTGAGGAGACGTTCTCCACCTTCGTGCATCGCTTTTACCAGCAGGTCCGCGAGGATGACCTGATCGGCCCGATGTATCCCCACGACGATTGGGAGGGCGCTGAGCAGCGTCTTAAGTGGTTCCTCGCGCAGTATTGGGGCGGCCCGCAGACGTTTAGCGAAAATCGTGGACATCCAAGGCTGCGCATGCGCCACCACCATTTCAGCATTGGGCAAGCCGAGCGGGACCGCTGGCTGGAACTTATGTCCAACGCCATCAACACCATCAGCGAGGATCAGCTTGACGACGCCCACCGAGCCGCCCTGTGGAATCACATGGAGCGGGTGGCGGACATGCTGATCAATAAGGACCAATAA
- a CDS encoding TIGR04028 family ABC transporter substrate-binding protein, with amino-acid sequence MVMGIRRTDCKAAAIIVIVALLIVASVSACANQPRQHIGGSITYVEAQEFDSLYPPAADFYPNGGIVHNITDRLLFQDPVTLDLYPWIATALPEVNENATEFTFKLRKDVTYSDGSHVNAANVVRNFDLFGLGDEGRRFAPSPALPHYQRAEALDAYTVKFYFSEPTPEFPQAVSMPRAGLLADATLKRTMEGFGPGHATDIVASGPFVVSDERVGEELTLTARDDYNWAPAVREHEGRPAIDSVRVVFNQEDTERVGLVTGRAADIAARIDPSDESQVRQARLNLVAASTRGVNNSLTFRPGHPLLQDKRVRQAIIAGVDRKAIRDDLFTDSYPLATSILAERAPGYKKQKAYKHDAARANTLLDQAGWVRNPDDGIREKNGQRLSLNVNDALPLPRSKEVVAMLQEQLKDIGVEINFYPGDFADQVEAVKDPNKIQLFHSMSDGTLYQQFSTSRIDAAHNTHSDGSLLDPQLEELLAPQTVEQAQDYLTEQVYVLPLVEQPVVYGLRTHVHGFDTDPTGLPSFYQVSRLGR; translated from the coding sequence ATGGTTATGGGCATCAGGCGCACAGACTGCAAAGCGGCGGCAATCATAGTGATTGTGGCGTTGTTGATAGTGGCCTCGGTCTCCGCCTGCGCCAACCAGCCACGGCAGCATATTGGTGGCTCGATTACCTATGTGGAGGCCCAGGAGTTCGATTCCCTGTACCCGCCTGCGGCGGATTTTTACCCGAATGGCGGGATTGTTCACAACATCACGGACCGCTTGTTGTTTCAGGACCCGGTGACTCTGGATTTGTACCCGTGGATCGCCACAGCCTTGCCGGAGGTGAATGAGAATGCTACGGAGTTCACGTTTAAGCTGCGTAAAGACGTCACCTATTCCGACGGTAGTCACGTGAACGCGGCGAATGTGGTGCGTAATTTTGACCTGTTTGGGCTGGGGGATGAGGGGCGTCGTTTTGCGCCGAGCCCCGCGTTGCCCCACTACCAGCGCGCGGAGGCTCTGGACGCGTACACGGTGAAGTTTTATTTCTCTGAGCCGACCCCGGAGTTCCCGCAGGCGGTGTCCATGCCCCGCGCGGGTCTGCTTGCCGATGCGACCCTGAAGCGCACAATGGAGGGCTTCGGCCCGGGGCACGCCACCGACATTGTGGCCTCGGGTCCGTTTGTGGTGTCGGATGAGCGCGTGGGGGAGGAGCTGACCCTCACCGCCCGCGATGATTACAACTGGGCACCCGCCGTCCGTGAGCACGAGGGCCGCCCGGCGATCGATTCCGTGCGGGTGGTGTTCAACCAGGAGGACACCGAGCGCGTGGGTCTGGTCACGGGCAGGGCGGCTGATATTGCCGCACGCATCGACCCCTCCGACGAGTCCCAGGTGCGCCAGGCACGCCTGAACCTGGTCGCGGCGTCGACAAGGGGCGTGAACAACAGTCTCACTTTCCGCCCGGGCCACCCGTTGTTGCAGGATAAGCGGGTGCGGCAGGCCATCATCGCGGGTGTCGATCGCAAGGCCATTCGCGACGACCTCTTCACCGACAGCTACCCCCTGGCCACCTCCATACTGGCGGAGCGGGCCCCCGGCTACAAGAAACAAAAGGCCTACAAGCACGACGCTGCCCGCGCCAACACGCTTCTCGACCAGGCCGGCTGGGTGCGCAACCCCGACGACGGCATCCGCGAGAAAAACGGCCAGCGCCTCAGCCTCAACGTCAACGATGCCCTGCCCCTCCCGCGCTCCAAAGAGGTGGTGGCCATGCTGCAAGAGCAGCTTAAAGACATCGGCGTGGAAATCAATTTCTACCCCGGGGACTTCGCCGACCAGGTTGAAGCCGTGAAAGACCCCAACAAGATCCAGCTGTTCCACTCCATGTCCGACGGCACCCTATACCAGCAGTTCTCCACCTCGCGTATCGACGCCGCGCACAACACCCACTCCGATGGCAGCCTGCTCGACCCACAGCTTGAGGAACTTCTTGCACCCCAAACGGTGGAGCAGGCCCAAGACTACCTGACCGAACAGGTGTATGTGCTTCCCCTCGTGGAGCAGCCAGTGGTATATGGGTTGCGCACGCATGTGCACGGCTTTGACACCGACCCGACCGGGCTGCCGTCCTTCTATCAGGTATCCAGGCTCGGCCGCTAA
- a CDS encoding cystathionine gamma-synthase: MSQRGFATNAVHAGYAPDPNVGAVNPPIYASTTFVQDGLNELRGGFEYTRCGNPTIAVLEEAVATLEGGEYGRAFSSGMAATDVVLRAVLQPGDHMIVGNDAYGGTFRLIDTVFGQWGVEYSVVDTADAQAIAGALQSNTKLIWVETPTNPLLNVSDIAALAEVAHSNGTLVAVDNTFATPYLQQPLALGADVVVHSTTKYLGGHSDVVGGVVVCNDAELDEKIQFLQGGAGAIPSPFDAFLTIRGLKTLNLRMDRHCANAQAVAELLDSHPKVASVLYPGLAGHPGHEVAARQMRGFGGMVSVRFHDEDAARAFCLNTTLIYLAESLGGVESLLEHPASMTHQSVEGSQLAVPRDLVRISVGIEDVDDLLADIRAALEAVR, from the coding sequence GTGTCCCAGCGAGGTTTTGCCACGAACGCCGTCCATGCGGGCTACGCGCCTGACCCGAATGTGGGGGCCGTGAATCCGCCGATTTACGCCTCCACCACCTTTGTGCAGGACGGATTGAACGAGCTGCGCGGTGGTTTCGAGTACACGCGCTGCGGCAATCCGACGATCGCCGTGCTGGAGGAGGCGGTGGCCACCCTGGAGGGCGGCGAGTACGGTCGGGCGTTTTCGTCGGGGATGGCGGCGACGGATGTGGTGCTGCGCGCGGTGCTGCAACCAGGGGACCATATGATCGTGGGCAATGATGCCTACGGCGGCACGTTCCGACTGATCGATACGGTGTTTGGCCAGTGGGGTGTGGAGTATTCGGTGGTGGATACCGCCGATGCGCAGGCGATCGCCGGGGCGTTGCAGTCTAACACCAAGCTCATCTGGGTGGAGACCCCCACGAACCCCCTGCTGAACGTGTCGGATATTGCGGCGTTGGCCGAGGTGGCTCACTCGAACGGCACGCTGGTGGCGGTGGATAACACCTTCGCCACCCCGTATCTGCAGCAGCCGCTGGCGCTGGGTGCGGACGTGGTGGTGCATTCCACGACTAAGTACCTGGGCGGGCATTCGGATGTTGTCGGGGGCGTGGTGGTGTGTAACGACGCCGAGTTGGATGAGAAAATCCAGTTTCTGCAAGGCGGCGCAGGCGCGATCCCCAGCCCGTTTGACGCCTTTCTGACGATCCGCGGATTGAAAACCCTGAATCTGCGCATGGATAGGCACTGCGCAAACGCGCAGGCTGTGGCTGAGTTGTTGGACTCTCACCCGAAGGTTGCTTCCGTGCTGTACCCGGGGCTTGCTGGTCATCCAGGCCACGAGGTGGCGGCCCGTCAGATGCGGGGGTTCGGCGGCATGGTGTCGGTGCGGTTCCATGACGAGGACGCGGCCCGGGCGTTTTGCCTGAACACCACGCTGATTTATCTTGCGGAGTCGCTGGGTGGGGTGGAATCGCTGCTGGAACACCCGGCATCGATGACTCACCAGTCGGTGGAGGGGTCGCAACTGGCGGTGCCGCGTGACCTGGTGCGCATCTCCGTGGGCATTGAGGATGTTGATGATCTCCTCGCCGATATTCGGGCCGCGCTGGAGGCCGTGCGCTAG